A region from the uncultured Holophaga sp. genome encodes:
- a CDS encoding methyl-accepting chemotaxis protein, with product MKIQWFSNLSVGRKIALVVGLFTLGSLIQSSLSIRDLLSVTHDAERVLALMPPGSPALEQGRAIVAHSEAVRHTAVVGTAIGQPVTLIVCFFFAWLMSDGVLKAIRGFRQALGRLSQGDLTVQAPVESRDELGQMAETLNGVVGDLRGLLAGVKQGVEGVASGAAELSASAEEMSATTAEIARSTENQQEAAEGMAASVAELSASIDEVSRAAQTSLEQLEEALAATRQGDAAGIATQEAMHGVTETAGRIASAVSVITEIANQTNLLSLNAAIEAAKAGEHGKGFAVVAEEVRKLAERSGSSAKEIAMHIQEARSAVEDGDARVRDTVGILRQIRERLDQFAQTTRQSAAAMGEQSTAGGEVARQVDQSVQESASVASAATQMSSTTSEVARTASDLAELAEGLQGQVQRFRI from the coding sequence ATGAAGATCCAGTGGTTCTCGAATCTGTCTGTCGGGCGCAAAATCGCGCTGGTGGTGGGGCTCTTCACCCTGGGCTCGCTCATCCAGTCCTCCCTCTCGATCCGTGATCTGCTCTCCGTGACCCACGATGCCGAGAGGGTCCTGGCCCTCATGCCCCCGGGGAGCCCCGCCCTTGAGCAGGGGCGGGCCATCGTGGCCCACTCCGAGGCGGTGCGCCACACCGCCGTGGTGGGAACGGCCATCGGGCAGCCTGTCACCCTCATCGTCTGCTTCTTCTTCGCCTGGCTCATGTCCGATGGGGTGCTGAAGGCCATCCGGGGCTTCCGGCAGGCCCTGGGGCGGCTGTCCCAGGGGGACTTGACCGTACAGGCCCCGGTGGAGAGCCGGGATGAACTGGGGCAGATGGCGGAGACGCTCAATGGTGTTGTCGGGGACCTCCGGGGCCTGCTCGCCGGAGTGAAGCAGGGGGTTGAGGGGGTGGCCAGTGGTGCCGCCGAACTCTCCGCCTCGGCAGAGGAGATGTCGGCCACCACCGCCGAGATCGCCCGGAGCACCGAGAACCAGCAGGAGGCGGCGGAAGGGATGGCGGCCTCCGTGGCGGAGCTTTCGGCCTCCATCGACGAGGTCAGCCGCGCAGCCCAGACCTCCCTGGAGCAGTTGGAGGAGGCGCTGGCGGCCACCCGCCAGGGGGATGCCGCCGGCATCGCCACCCAGGAGGCCATGCATGGCGTCACGGAGACCGCCGGCCGCATCGCCAGCGCCGTCTCGGTCATCACGGAGATCGCCAACCAGACCAATCTGCTCAGCCTCAACGCCGCCATTGAGGCGGCCAAGGCCGGGGAGCACGGCAAGGGCTTCGCCGTGGTGGCTGAAGAGGTCCGCAAGCTGGCGGAGCGCTCGGGCAGCTCCGCCAAGGAGATCGCCATGCACATCCAGGAGGCCCGCTCGGCGGTGGAGGACGGGGACGCCCGGGTCCGGGACACCGTGGGGATCCTCCGGCAGATCCGGGAGCGCCTGGACCAGTTCGCCCAGACCACCCGCCAGTCCGCCGCCGCCATGGGCGAACAGTCCACCGCCGGGGGCGAGGTGGCCCGCCAGGTCGATCAGTCGGTGCAGGAGTCCGCCAGCGTGGCTTCGGCGGCGACCCAGATGTCCTCCACCACCTCGGAGGTGGCCCGCACCGCCTCGGACCTTGCCGAGCTGGCCGAGGGGCTCCAGGGGCAGGTCCAGCGCTTCCGGATCTGA
- the hypB gene encoding hydrogenase nickel incorporation protein HypB, whose product MCKDCGCSPRKGRVRRGRRSPEAPERTLQMGVDLLAEVRDEGQRNRELFTQRGVLALNLVSSPGAGKTTLLERTLAELGGEFPFCVIEGDQQTRNDADRIARTGTPVVQINTDRGCHLDAEGVERAFHQLDPVPGSILFIENIGNLVCPALFDLGEEARILISSVAEGDDKPLKYPDMFRSAHLCVITKVDLLPHVPFSLERFRAYALRVNPSLDFLEVSTRSSFEPWYDWLRERSGGYF is encoded by the coding sequence ATGTGCAAGGATTGCGGCTGCAGCCCGCGGAAGGGCCGGGTGCGGCGGGGACGCCGGAGCCCGGAGGCCCCGGAGCGGACCCTCCAGATGGGGGTGGATCTCCTGGCCGAGGTGAGGGACGAGGGGCAGCGCAACCGCGAGCTCTTCACCCAGCGGGGCGTCCTCGCCCTGAACCTGGTGAGCTCTCCCGGAGCGGGGAAGACCACGCTCCTGGAGCGGACCCTTGCAGAACTCGGTGGGGAATTCCCCTTCTGCGTCATCGAGGGCGATCAGCAGACCCGCAACGACGCCGACCGCATCGCCCGCACCGGCACCCCGGTGGTGCAGATCAACACCGACCGGGGCTGCCACCTGGATGCGGAGGGTGTGGAGCGGGCCTTCCACCAGCTCGATCCGGTCCCCGGCTCCATCCTCTTCATTGAGAACATCGGGAACCTGGTCTGCCCGGCCCTCTTCGACCTCGGGGAGGAGGCCCGGATCCTCATCAGCAGCGTGGCCGAGGGAGACGACAAGCCCCTGAAGTACCCGGACATGTTCCGCAGCGCCCATCTCTGCGTCATCACCAAGGTGGACCTGCTGCCCCACGTCCCCTTCAGCCTGGAGCGCTTCAGGGCGTACGCCCTGCGGGTCAACCCCTCCCTGGACTTCCTGGAGGTGTCGACCCGCAGTTCCTTCGAGCCCTGGTATGACTGGCTCCGAGAGAGGAGCGGCGGCTACTTCTGA
- a CDS encoding hydrogenase maturation nickel metallochaperone HypA — translation MHEMGLAVRIVEMALERASEAGSGAVTGLELAVGDLSGVSVEALRFALETAVSGTPAEGAELQIRRLPAMGQCTACDQVFELPDRLAGCPHCGTSAPLLLSGREFRLEAIQVS, via the coding sequence ATGCATGAGATGGGACTGGCGGTCAGGATCGTGGAGATGGCCCTGGAGCGGGCCTCCGAGGCGGGCTCCGGCGCCGTGACCGGCCTGGAACTGGCGGTGGGCGACCTCTCGGGGGTCAGCGTCGAGGCCCTCCGCTTTGCCCTGGAGACGGCTGTGAGCGGGACCCCTGCCGAAGGGGCCGAACTCCAGATCCGTCGCCTCCCGGCCATGGGACAGTGCACCGCCTGCGATCAGGTCTTCGAGCTCCCGGATCGCCTGGCAGGCTGCCCCCACTGCGGCACCTCAGCCCCCCTCCTTCTCTCGGGAAGGGAGTTCCGCCTCGAGGCCATTCAGGTAAGCTGA
- the gnd gene encoding phosphogluconate dehydrogenase (NAD(+)-dependent, decarboxylating), translating into MQIGLVGLGRMGANMARRLLRGGHQVVVYNRSREAVEQLEREGAVGASSISDLVARLERPRHIWVMVPAGAVTEGVIRELGTHLVNGDTLIDGGNTFFKDDVRRAGELRTRGIHYVDVGTSGGIWGLERGYCLMIGGPKEAVQQLDPVFRTLAPGRGEIGATPGRAEGGSAEEGYLHCGPVGAGHFVKMIHNGIEYGLMQAYAEGLDILKGAANPELPDGQRYNFNVADITELWRRGSVVSSWLLDLSATALAGDPELKDFTGVVQDSGEGRWTVQTAIEEAVPADVLSAALYARFRSRQEHTFAEKVLSAMRAAFGGHQEPKP; encoded by the coding sequence ATGCAGATCGGCTTGGTGGGATTGGGGAGGATGGGAGCGAACATGGCGCGCCGCCTGCTCCGGGGCGGGCATCAGGTGGTGGTCTACAACCGCAGCCGGGAGGCCGTGGAGCAGTTGGAGCGTGAGGGCGCCGTGGGGGCCTCCTCCATCTCCGATCTGGTGGCCCGCCTGGAGCGGCCCCGCCACATCTGGGTCATGGTTCCCGCCGGGGCCGTCACCGAGGGGGTGATCCGGGAGCTGGGCACCCACCTCGTGAATGGGGACACCCTCATCGACGGGGGCAACACCTTCTTCAAGGACGATGTCCGTCGGGCCGGGGAGCTCCGTACCCGGGGCATCCACTACGTGGATGTGGGAACCAGTGGTGGCATCTGGGGCCTGGAGCGGGGTTACTGCCTGATGATCGGCGGCCCCAAGGAGGCTGTGCAGCAGCTGGACCCGGTCTTCCGGACCCTGGCCCCAGGCCGGGGAGAGATCGGGGCCACCCCAGGCCGGGCAGAGGGGGGTTCGGCGGAGGAGGGCTACCTCCACTGCGGCCCCGTGGGCGCTGGGCACTTTGTGAAGATGATCCACAACGGCATCGAGTACGGCCTCATGCAGGCCTATGCCGAGGGTCTGGACATCCTGAAGGGGGCCGCCAACCCCGAGCTGCCCGATGGCCAGCGCTACAACTTCAATGTGGCCGATATCACCGAACTCTGGCGCCGGGGCAGCGTGGTCAGCTCCTGGCTCCTGGATCTGAGCGCCACGGCCCTGGCCGGGGATCCCGAGCTCAAGGACTTCACGGGGGTCGTCCAGGACTCGGGCGAGGGCCGCTGGACGGTGCAGACCGCCATCGAGGAGGCCGTCCCGGCCGATGTGCTCTCCGCAGCGCTCTACGCCCGCTTCCGCTCCCGCCAGGAGCACACCTTCGCCGAGAAGGTGCTCTCGGCCATGCGGGCGGCCTTCGGGGGCCACCAGGAGCCCAAGCCTTGA
- the zwf gene encoding glucose-6-phosphate dehydrogenase: MSEDAVSLSRIARPTPPCVMVIFGAVGDLTRRKLMPALYHLARLRLLSPQFAVLGVGHRDMDTEAYRAQIREELPGFAPGQVDPALLEELLGRVHYLQGEFYDPCFYETLRSTLAELDVEEGTRANYFFYLATGPDHFGHIVEHLTIAGLTRQDDGWRRVIVEKPFGRDLQSARELNLRLQQSLDESQIYRIDHYLGKETVQNILAFRFANGIFEPLWNRQYIDHVQISVAEQVGVEQRGSYYDRSGALRDMVPNHLLQLVSLIAMEPPVSFQADAVRDEQAKAIRALVPLSEEQVLRDTVRGQYGEGLMGEQPVPGYRLEPRVDPGSGTETFAAMKLHLDNWRWADVPFYLCTGKRMQVRSTHIVIQFRRAPFMLFRDTPVDDLQPNQLVLHIQPEEGMSLRFAAKRPGPVMRLGTVDMDFEYGATFGQVPSTGYERLLHDCMVGDATLFQRSDMVEAGWRVVQPILDVWGSRTPDFPNYAAGSWGPEASRELLARDGRCWREFPC, from the coding sequence TTGAGCGAAGACGCCGTCAGCCTCTCCCGCATCGCCAGGCCCACCCCCCCCTGCGTCATGGTGATCTTCGGGGCTGTGGGGGATCTCACGCGGCGCAAGCTGATGCCCGCGCTCTACCACTTGGCCCGGCTGCGCCTGCTCTCCCCCCAGTTCGCCGTCCTGGGGGTGGGTCACAGGGACATGGACACCGAGGCCTATCGCGCCCAGATCCGGGAGGAGCTGCCCGGTTTCGCCCCCGGGCAGGTGGATCCTGCCCTCCTGGAGGAGCTCCTGGGCAGGGTCCACTACCTCCAGGGCGAGTTCTACGATCCCTGCTTCTATGAGACCCTCCGCTCGACCCTGGCCGAGCTGGATGTGGAGGAGGGCACCCGGGCGAACTACTTCTTCTACCTGGCCACGGGGCCCGATCACTTCGGCCACATCGTCGAGCACCTCACCATCGCCGGGCTGACCCGCCAGGACGACGGGTGGCGCAGGGTCATCGTGGAAAAGCCCTTCGGGCGGGATCTCCAGAGCGCCCGGGAGCTGAACCTCCGGCTCCAGCAGAGCCTGGACGAGTCCCAGATCTACCGGATCGATCACTACCTGGGCAAGGAGACCGTCCAGAACATCCTGGCCTTCCGCTTTGCCAACGGGATCTTCGAGCCCCTCTGGAACCGCCAGTACATCGACCATGTCCAGATCTCCGTGGCGGAGCAGGTGGGGGTGGAGCAGCGGGGCAGCTACTACGACCGCTCCGGGGCCCTGCGGGACATGGTGCCCAACCACCTGCTGCAGCTGGTGAGCCTCATCGCCATGGAGCCGCCGGTCTCCTTCCAGGCCGATGCGGTCCGGGATGAGCAGGCCAAGGCCATCCGCGCCCTGGTCCCCCTCAGTGAGGAGCAGGTGCTCCGCGATACGGTGCGGGGGCAGTACGGTGAAGGCCTGATGGGGGAGCAGCCCGTTCCGGGCTATCGCCTGGAGCCGCGGGTGGACCCGGGCTCGGGCACCGAGACCTTCGCCGCCATGAAGCTCCACCTGGACAACTGGCGCTGGGCGGATGTGCCCTTCTACCTGTGCACCGGCAAGCGCATGCAGGTGCGCAGCACCCACATTGTCATCCAGTTCCGGCGGGCGCCCTTCATGCTCTTCCGGGACACCCCCGTGGACGATCTCCAGCCCAACCAGCTGGTGCTCCACATCCAGCCCGAGGAGGGCATGTCCCTGCGCTTCGCCGCCAAGCGCCCCGGCCCCGTCATGCGGCTGGGAACGGTGGACATGGACTTCGAGTACGGGGCCACCTTCGGCCAGGTGCCCAGCACCGGCTACGAGCGGCTGCTCCACGACTGCATGGTGGGGGACGCCACCCTCTTCCAGCGCTCCGACATGGTGGAGGCCGGTTGGCGGGTGGTGCAGCCCATCCTGGATGTCTGGGGCTCCCGGACTCCGGACTTTCCCAACTACGCAGCCGGGAGCTGGGGACCTGAGGCCTCCAGGGAGCTCCTGGCCCGGGATGGCCGCTGCTGGCGGGAGTTCCCGTGCTGA
- the pgl gene encoding 6-phosphogluconolactonase — MLRAPGIHCLPDGEALLCATAELFIQEARASLEVRGHCRIALAGGSTPRGLYTCLAEHHAEDLSWERLDFFWGDERPVGPEDPDSNFRMARESLLSRLPVDPARIHRLEGERSDAAEHYEAELRRVFAPEAQPRFDLVLLGMGPDGHTASLFPGCSALEETRRWVVATEVPGKGRRLTLTYPVLNAARAVVFLVAGAEKREALRSVLGGSAGESLPAARVRPERLWWMLDRESAALLG; from the coding sequence GTGCTGAGGGCACCGGGTATCCACTGCCTGCCTGACGGGGAGGCCCTGCTGTGCGCCACCGCCGAGCTCTTCATCCAGGAGGCGCGGGCCTCCCTGGAAGTCCGGGGCCACTGTCGAATCGCCCTGGCGGGGGGCAGCACCCCCCGGGGGCTCTACACCTGTCTGGCGGAGCACCATGCCGAGGACCTCTCCTGGGAGCGCCTGGACTTCTTCTGGGGGGACGAGCGCCCCGTGGGGCCCGAGGACCCCGACAGCAACTTCCGCATGGCCCGGGAGAGCCTCCTCTCCCGCTTGCCCGTGGATCCGGCGCGCATCCATCGCCTCGAAGGGGAGAGGTCCGATGCAGCGGAGCATTACGAGGCGGAGCTGCGCCGGGTCTTCGCCCCGGAGGCCCAGCCCCGCTTCGATCTGGTGCTCCTGGGCATGGGCCCCGATGGCCACACCGCCTCCCTCTTCCCGGGCTGCTCCGCCCTGGAGGAGACCCGGCGCTGGGTGGTGGCCACCGAGGTCCCCGGCAAGGGGCGACGCCTGACCCTCACCTATCCCGTGCTCAACGCCGCCCGTGCCGTGGTCTTTCTGGTCGCGGGGGCCGAAAAGCGGGAGGCCCTCCGCTCCGTGCTGGGTGGGTCAGCGGGTGAGAGCCTGCCCGCAGCGCGGGTCCGGCCGGAGCGGCTCTGGTGGATGCTGGACCGGGAGAGTGCCGCCCTGTTGGGGTGA
- a CDS encoding type II toxin-antitoxin system Phd/YefM family antitoxin: MHLRAQTRPLTEVRRHTSEVFEEVRNTKQPVVVTEHGRSAGVIMDPETFDLLSERLQILEEIALGEMEIAAGSHVGWDEVKSGLQKWRR; this comes from the coding sequence ATGCATCTCCGGGCTCAGACCAGACCGCTTACAGAAGTTCGCCGGCATACCTCCGAGGTGTTTGAGGAGGTCCGCAACACCAAGCAGCCGGTCGTAGTGACCGAGCATGGAAGGAGTGCCGGGGTGATCATGGACCCCGAGACATTCGATTTGCTCTCCGAGCGCCTTCAGATCCTGGAAGAGATCGCCCTTGGCGAAATGGAGATCGCTGCGGGCAGCCATGTCGGTTGGGATGAAGTGAAATCGGGGCTCCAGAAGTGGAGGCGCTGA
- a CDS encoding type II toxin-antitoxin system RelE/ParE family toxin — protein MEALKLRFAKRAERQVDEILGYIALDNPDAAWKVAERVMELAEKVTVFPEMGKQVFPDLPYREVLAYPCRIFYRRVGDTLWVVAVLRVEQLLRKELLTD, from the coding sequence GTGGAGGCGCTGAAGCTGAGGTTTGCCAAGAGGGCTGAGAGACAAGTTGACGAGATTCTCGGCTACATTGCACTCGATAACCCCGACGCAGCCTGGAAGGTTGCAGAGCGTGTGATGGAGCTTGCCGAGAAAGTGACCGTTTTTCCGGAGATGGGGAAGCAGGTATTTCCGGATTTGCCCTATCGAGAGGTGTTGGCCTATCCCTGTCGTATTTTCTACAGGCGAGTCGGGGATACGTTGTGGGTTGTGGCGGTGCTTCGGGTGGAACAGCTATTGCGTAAGGAACTGCTGACCGACTGA
- a CDS encoding IS1 family transposase: MNKLPLSKRTQIVAALVEGNSIRSTCRMTGAAKGTVLKLLVDLGHACEVYQRTALVDLKCRRIQCDEIWSFCYSKAKNVPAEMQGQEGVGDVWTWTALDSDSKLIVSYLVGTRDACCANEFMEDVAGRLAHRVQLTTDGLRAYLNAVDGAFGLDVDFAQLVKIYGEGAHPEKRYSPARYIGAEKHTISGSPDPEKVSTSHVERQNLTMRMSMRRFTRLTNAFSKKIENHEAAIALHFMYYNFARVHQTLRVTPVMEAGIADHPWSLAEIVGLLGDSN, from the coding sequence ATGAACAAGCTGCCTCTCTCCAAGCGAACCCAGATCGTCGCCGCCCTGGTGGAAGGCAACTCGATCCGTTCCACCTGCCGCATGACGGGCGCCGCCAAAGGCACCGTGCTCAAGCTCCTGGTGGATCTGGGGCATGCTTGCGAGGTCTACCAGCGCACCGCTTTGGTTGACCTAAAGTGCCGCCGGATCCAGTGTGATGAGATCTGGTCCTTCTGCTACTCCAAGGCCAAGAACGTGCCCGCCGAGATGCAGGGGCAGGAGGGCGTGGGTGATGTGTGGACTTGGACTGCCCTGGATTCCGACTCCAAGCTCATCGTGTCCTACCTTGTGGGCACCCGTGATGCTTGCTGCGCTAACGAGTTCATGGAAGATGTGGCTGGTCGCCTTGCCCATCGTGTCCAGCTCACCACGGATGGTCTGCGTGCCTATTTGAATGCCGTGGATGGAGCCTTTGGCCTGGATGTGGACTTCGCCCAGCTCGTGAAGATCTACGGTGAAGGAGCACACCCCGAGAAGCGATACAGCCCTGCCCGTTACATCGGTGCCGAGAAGCACACCATCTCCGGGAGCCCCGACCCCGAGAAGGTTTCAACCTCCCATGTCGAGCGTCAGAACCTCACCATGCGAATGTCGATGCGGCGCTTCACCCGCCTGACCAACGCGTTCTCCAAAAAGATCGAGAATCACGAGGCCGCGATTGCGCTGCACTTCATGTATTACAACTTCGCCCGCGTCCACCAGACCCTGCGTGTCACCCCGGTCATGGAAGCGGGCATCGCCGATCATCCTTGGAGCCTTGCCGAGATCGTTGGGCTTTTGGGCGATTCAAACTGA
- a CDS encoding P63C domain-containing protein, whose translation MSKQAEGGRARADKLSQEARSAIAKMGAQARWTKPEEKIPKETHAGELKIGDKSIPCSVLEDGTRVFSQRAILRVMGASVGGRRSGEQPAEGVAQMPRFLASKALKSHISEELTVMLESPLIYQPRHGGRSAMGYEATVLTKICSSILDARDAGDLLPKQMPLAMIADMLIRAFAQVGIIALIDEATGYQAERDKSELQRLLSVYLSEERLKWISRFPREFFDQIFRLRGWAKPLNPNHRPQFMGKLINRIVYEQLPEGVLEELKKRNPVDYDTKRRKWKHHQFLSEEIGQPDLREHVLQLIAIMRISDSWIEFEKHFIRAFLPKAGVQQELDFGPDGE comes from the coding sequence ATGTCTAAGCAAGCAGAGGGTGGGCGAGCTCGTGCAGACAAACTCAGTCAGGAGGCTCGGTCTGCAATCGCCAAGATGGGTGCCCAGGCAAGATGGACCAAGCCCGAGGAGAAGATACCCAAGGAAACCCATGCGGGTGAATTAAAGATTGGTGACAAGTCCATACCATGCTCTGTCCTTGAAGATGGAACAAGAGTTTTTTCCCAGCGGGCCATCCTGCGGGTCATGGGTGCATCGGTTGGTGGTCGTAGATCTGGGGAACAACCCGCTGAAGGCGTTGCGCAAATGCCCCGGTTTTTGGCATCAAAAGCGCTTAAGAGCCATATTTCAGAAGAATTAACGGTGATGCTCGAATCGCCTCTTATTTATCAGCCCAGGCACGGAGGACGTTCGGCCATGGGGTATGAGGCAACGGTCTTGACCAAGATTTGTTCATCTATCTTGGACGCCAGAGATGCAGGAGACCTTCTTCCAAAGCAGATGCCGCTGGCGATGATTGCGGACATGTTAATCAGAGCCTTTGCCCAGGTTGGAATCATTGCGCTTATTGATGAAGCAACCGGCTATCAAGCAGAGCGCGACAAATCAGAACTGCAACGACTGTTATCTGTTTACCTTTCAGAAGAAAGATTGAAATGGATAAGTCGTTTCCCGAGAGAGTTTTTTGATCAAATCTTTAGATTGCGAGGTTGGGCCAAGCCGCTTAATCCGAATCACCGTCCCCAATTCATGGGGAAGTTGATTAACAGGATAGTATATGAACAATTACCGGAAGGGGTGCTTGAAGAGTTGAAAAAACGAAACCCCGTCGATTACGATACTAAACGTAGAAAATGGAAACACCACCAATTTTTATCTGAAGAAATTGGCCAACCCGATCTTCGTGAACATGTTCTTCAGTTGATTGCAATCATGAGAATTTCAGACAGTTGGATTGAATTTGAGAAACACTTTATCCGCGCATTTCTGCCTAAAGCCGGAGTGCAACAAGAATTAGATTTTGGTCCTGATGGAGAATGA
- a CDS encoding OmpA family protein, producing MRRSASSEHLGSALTDLVTSLMVIFILLLLVFLNNRAGRQAIVTRDLLKSLQARMQSPAGTPAEEPQAEIRRDERDPGTLLFIVPGRLLNFPLNQSRLSPEGAAFLKRTIPRLAAVLGEDRFRPHIDTLVVEGHTDRNRPPHLSPSEGEAWNLRLSQDRSMEVVKHCLAVLEDQPGLRSFFMDKLSAAGRGESEPVHPGASDEENRRVVFKIRVKSEMVRRELSQALTGLRGAH from the coding sequence ATGAGGCGCTCCGCCAGCAGTGAGCACCTGGGCAGCGCCCTCACGGACCTGGTGACCAGCCTCATGGTCATCTTCATCCTGCTGCTCCTGGTCTTCCTCAACAACCGGGCAGGCCGCCAGGCCATCGTCACCCGGGATCTGCTGAAGAGCCTCCAGGCCCGCATGCAGAGCCCGGCGGGCACCCCCGCCGAGGAGCCCCAGGCCGAGATCCGCCGGGATGAGCGGGACCCGGGCACCCTGCTCTTCATCGTCCCTGGGCGGCTCCTGAACTTCCCCCTGAACCAGTCCCGCCTGAGCCCCGAGGGCGCGGCCTTCCTGAAGCGCACCATCCCGCGCCTGGCGGCGGTGCTGGGGGAGGACCGCTTCCGGCCCCACATCGACACCCTGGTGGTGGAAGGACACACCGACCGCAACCGCCCGCCCCACCTGAGCCCAAGTGAAGGCGAGGCCTGGAACCTCCGCCTCAGCCAGGACCGCTCCATGGAGGTGGTCAAGCATTGTCTGGCGGTGCTGGAGGACCAGCCGGGACTGCGGAGCTTCTTCATGGACAAGCTGAGCGCCGCTGGCCGGGGAGAGTCCGAGCCGGTGCACCCCGGCGCCAGTGACGAGGAGAACCGGCGCGTGGTCTTCAAGATCCGGGTGAAGTCGGAGATGGTGCGCCGGGAGCTCTCCCAGGCCCTCACGGGCCTCCGGGGGGCCCACTGA
- a CDS encoding cobalamin-dependent protein (Presence of a B(12) (cobalamin)-binding domain implies dependence on cobalamin itself, in one of its several forms, or in some unusual lineages, dependence on a cobalamin-like analog.), which yields MSQTLINAMADLEESVLIKEVKTLKEQGVPALEIIQKLQEGMNIVGKRYEEKEYYLSELIMSAEIFKEAAALIGGDLAAGGAPTHGTMVMGTIYGDIHDIGKNIVTTVMSCNGFKVVDLGVDVPTAKYLEAIKEHKPQVVGISCLLTTAFDGMKECISSIEAAGLRKDLKILIGGGPCDQTTADYVGADAYCKTAQDSVEYTKKLLGIS from the coding sequence ATGAGCCAGACCCTGATCAACGCCATGGCGGATCTCGAGGAGTCCGTCCTCATCAAGGAGGTCAAGACCCTCAAGGAGCAGGGCGTGCCCGCCCTGGAGATCATCCAGAAGCTCCAGGAAGGCATGAACATCGTCGGCAAGCGCTATGAGGAGAAGGAATACTACCTCTCCGAGCTGATCATGTCCGCCGAGATCTTCAAAGAGGCCGCGGCCCTCATCGGAGGCGACCTGGCCGCCGGTGGTGCCCCGACCCACGGTACCATGGTCATGGGTACCATCTACGGCGACATCCATGACATCGGCAAGAACATCGTCACCACTGTCATGAGCTGCAATGGCTTCAAGGTCGTCGACCTGGGTGTGGATGTCCCCACCGCCAAGTACCTCGAGGCCATCAAGGAGCACAAGCCCCAGGTGGTTGGCATCTCCTGTCTGCTGACCACGGCCTTCGACGGGATGAAGGAGTGCATCTCCTCCATCGAGGCCGCTGGCCTGCGCAAGGACCTCAAGATCCTCATCGGCGGCGGCCCCTGCGACCAGACCACCGCGGATTATGTGGGCGCCGACGCCTATTGCAAGACCGCCCAGGACTCCGTGGAATACACCAAGAAGCTCCTCGGCATCAGCTAG
- a CDS encoding EAL domain-containing protein yields MNEQILHSILRRERPAIPYVHSIVGLKSGFVEAKEILTRYRDAAGNLRAVGDLLGAPDVSIEDRVQLDLHCLGSIFATLKENPVTDHLLFVNVYPDTLDHPDFWRQIQPWLWDLAIPPHRIVLEITEACSVLDMEQMTRIARRIRDLEFRIAVDDLGSGVASLAHMARLAPDFIKVDRSLVSGVHRRPYQAALLNALAVFAERMGVGYIAEGIETLDELQAVVDADVPWGQGFIFGKPRPLSLVNAFTRPM; encoded by the coding sequence ATGAATGAACAGATCCTCCACAGCATCCTGAGGCGTGAACGTCCGGCCATCCCGTACGTGCACTCGATCGTCGGCCTCAAGTCCGGCTTCGTGGAGGCCAAGGAGATCCTGACCCGATACCGGGACGCAGCGGGCAATCTCCGGGCCGTGGGGGACCTCCTGGGGGCCCCGGATGTCTCGATCGAGGACCGGGTGCAATTGGACCTGCACTGCCTGGGCTCGATCTTCGCCACCCTCAAGGAGAACCCGGTCACGGACCACCTCCTCTTTGTCAATGTCTACCCCGACACCCTGGACCATCCCGACTTCTGGCGCCAGATCCAGCCCTGGCTCTGGGACTTGGCCATCCCGCCTCACCGCATCGTCCTGGAGATCACCGAGGCCTGCTCGGTCCTGGACATGGAGCAGATGACCCGCATCGCCCGACGGATCCGGGACCTGGAGTTCCGCATCGCCGTGGATGACCTCGGCAGCGGTGTGGCCAGCCTGGCCCACATGGCCCGCCTGGCCCCGGATTTCATCAAGGTGGACCGCAGCCTGGTCAGCGGGGTCCACCGTCGCCCCTACCAGGCGGCCCTCCTCAATGCCCTGGCGGTCTTCGCCGAGCGCATGGGCGTGGGCTATATCGCCGAGGGCATCGAAACCCTGGATGAACTCCAGGCCGTCGTGGATGCCGATGTCCCTTGGGGTCAGGGCTTCATCTTCGGCAAGCCCCGGCCCCTGTCCCTGGTCAACGCCTTCACCCGTCCCATGTGA